A segment of the Streptomyces sp. L2 genome:
CGCGAGCAGATACCAGCCGTCGTCCGGGGAGGCGGCGGTGATCATGCGCAGCGTGGGGCCCTCGTAGCCGCTGTCGGCCAGTTCCCGCCTGAGCGAGTCGGAGACGGCGACGAGGCCCTGGGCGCCCGCGTCGCGGACCCGGTCGACCCAGCCCGCCCCGGGCCGCCAGTCCTCACCGTCACCGCCCGGGGCGTGGACGAACGTCACCCGCCAGCCCCGGCCTCCCGTCTCGGTGACCCGGTCCCCGAACTCCCGCAAGGTGACGGCGAGGAGGGGGAGTTCCGACACTCCGACGCGCAGCAGCAGGGAGTAGCCGTCCGGCCGCTCCCACAGCTCGTAGTCGGCGGGGTCGAGTCCCCCGGCCACCAGCATCCTGGAGACCGCCCTGCCCAGCAGGGCCCGGTCGTCGGGATCGGGGGCCGCCCGGCCGCATTGGAACAGGACGGCGACACGGAAGCCCTCCGGCACCTCGTCCCGCGGCAGCGGCTCCGCATCCGCCTCCGGCGGGTCGTCGCCGTACAGGAGCGAGGGCAGGTCGTCCTCCGTGGGGAAGACGCCCTCCTCCGGGCGGTTCGGGTAGGGGGTGTACCGGGCCTGGTGCTGCCAGCCCGCGTCCTCGCCCGCGTCTTCGTCCGCGTCTTCGTCCGCGTCCTCGCCGTAGACGTAGTCGCCGCGCAGTTCGTGGCCCAGGGCCAGCAGCTCGGGGTTGTCCCCGCCGGACCACTCGTACTCCTGGAACACCTCCAGCGCCTCGTCGATGCGGCCCAGGTTCTGGAGGGCGACCAGCAGGAGCCGCCGGTAGTCCTCGCGGGCGGGGTGTGCGCGCAGTAGCTCGGCGAGATCCGCGGCGGCGCGGTCGTACTCGCCGAGTTCCAGGTCGAGTTCGGCCCGCCTGACATACAGGGCGTGCCGCAGCCGCAGCAGCCGGGTGCGGGCGGCGCGGGCGGCGGGGCCGGGGACGTCGGCGAGGGGCTCCTCACCGCGCCAGAGGGAGAGGGCCTGGTCCAGGAGGTCGCGGGCTTCGGGGAGGGAGCCGAGGTCGTCGTGGGCGTCCGGGCGGGAGCCGAGACCCATCAGGGTCGTGGCCGCCAGCTCCAGGGCCGTGCAGTCCGTCAGGTCCACCAGGTCGGCGCTGGTGTGCAGGGCGTATCCGTCGGGGAGGGTGGCCAGGGCGCCGGGACCGAGGGCGGTGGTCAGCCGGGCGGCGGTGCGGCCGAGGGCGGCGTCCGCGCCGCGGGGCAGCTCGCCGGGGTCCCAGAGTCCGGCCCGCAGGTCGGCGCGGCTCACCACGCGGCCGTTCCGCAGCAGCAGCATCGCCAGCATCGCCCGGTCGAGGCCGCCCAACTGCCCTGCCCGTCCCTCGCGTTCGACGGTCAGCGGGCCGAGGGCGCGATAGCGCCGTGGTGCGTACTCCGCCGAGGCCGAGGTCCGCCGCACCGCCCCGTCGGCCAGTTGCCGTCTGCCCTCCTCCTGCGCTTCGGGCGAGGACGACATCAGCAGGGTGAGGGCCGACGCGTAGTGCTGCCGCGACCGGGACGGCAGGTTGCGGAGCTGCCCGGGCTGGAAGGGTTGCCGCAATCGCGCGGTGCCCGCGGTCAGATGCAGCATCACCTCGCACAGGGCCCGCAGATCCTCCGCCACACCCCTGGTGCCGCCGGCCCGGCCGAGGGCGAAGAGAGTCAGTTTGGCGGTGCCGTCGGGCAGGAGCACGATGCGGGACATGCCGAGGCCGCCATGACTGAGGCCCGCCTCGTGCACCGCCCGGAGCGCCACCGCCAGTTGTCGGCCGACCGAAACCGTCAGCGGTACCGGCAGCTGATACCCGGGCGCGGCCAAGGCGTTCAGCGGAATGCCGTCCAGGTACTCCATCACCACGTACGGCACGTCGTCCTCGATCCCGAAGTCGTGGACGGTGACGATGTTCGGATGGTGCAGTGCTTTCAGGCGCTCGGCCGCCCACAGGAAGCGCGCCCGCCGGGCGGGGTCGCCGACGGCCGCGTGCAGCCGTACCGCCACCGTCCGGTCCCCCTCGCGGTCCTTGGCCAGCCACACCGTCCCGGTCGGCGTCAGCGGCCGGATCACCCGGTAACGGCCGCCCAGCGCCCGAGGCACCTCCGTCCTACCGGTCAGCCGCCGCACGCTCTCCGGCCGGACCGTCGCGAACGGGGCGCCGTCCGCCGTGGCCGAGCCGCTGGCGCCGGCCGCAGCCGGGGCCACGGCCCGGAACTCGCCCGGCGTGGTTCCGGCCCGTTCCTCGATGAACTCGCCCATCCGGGCGAGCAGTTGGCTGGTGCGGGCGCGGGCCGAGCGGGGCAGGCCGCGCAGCAGCAGGTCCTGGACGCCGGGCCGGAACGTGTACGAGCCCGGTGGGCCCGGGGCCGTGGTCAGCAGGCCGCTGAGGATCACCTCGGCCAGGTGCTGGGGGCGCGGATCGGGTTCGACCGCCCGTTGCACCAGGCGCATCACCGGCAGGTGGGGGCGGCCGAGGGCCAGATGGCCGGCCAGCCGGAAGGCCGCCCGGGAGGAGGTCGCGCGGAAGCGCAGGACCAGGTCCTCCGGGGACAGCCGGGCCAGGTCGGTCCGGGTCGCCGGGTCGGGACGGCGGCCGAGGAGGGCCGCCGAGCCCGGGAGGGCGACCCCACCGGGCGAGGCCAGCAGCTTCGCCCAGTTCGCCAGCCAGTCCGGCACCGGCTCCAGGACCGGCAGCGGGACGGCGTGCCGGTCGGCGTCGGTGTCGGGGTCGGTGTCGGGGGCGGTCGGATCGCCGTCGTAGGGAGTGAACGCCAGCGTGGCCGAGGGTGCGGCCCGGAACGGGGCCGTCAGCAGACCCGGCTCGGCCGGCAGGGCCGTGTCCCGCCACAGGTGCTCGGGCAGCGGCTGTACGACGGCCACGGGCATTCGGGACGCCCAGTGGCGCAGCGTCCGCTGCCAGCGGGTGCCCGCCTCGCCCGGCCGCCACTGCGCTCCCATGCAGTCGCTGACGACCAGCGTGACCGTGCGGCCGTCGGCGGGGGCGGGCACCCCGGGGGCGGTGCCGTCGGCACCCGCTGCGGCCAGGGTGATCGTGCGGAACACGCCCGACTGGGCGAGCGCGGTGTGCAGTTCGCGGACCAAGGGGCGCCAGACCGGCATGGTCGGCCCCGTGTCGTGCACCAGGTTCAGCCGCAGCCAGCGTTCGCGGGCGGGGCCGAGCACCGGCAGCCACCACTCGGGTGCGGCGCCGAGGCGGGCGATGCGGTCGGCCGTCGCCCCCTCGTCCAGCCGGTGACCGGTGGGGGCGTCCGTGTGCCGTTTGAGGGGGCGCAGAGCGCGCTGGAGGCCCAGCGGGTGCCGCAGCATCGGCGGTGCGGGCGCGAGGAGGGAGGCGTACGGGCCGGTCCGCGCGCCCGGGTCGGGCAGGTGCAGCGGGACGGGGTCGGCCGGTGCGGCGGGCGGATCCACGGGCGGGGTGTGGTCCGGGGGCGGGAGGGGCGGGACCGGGGGGTCCTGCGGAGTGTCCTCCGGGGATGTCCGCGGGGGCCGTTCGGGCTCGGCGGACAGGGCGGCGGCGTCACCGTCGGCCGGCGGCTCCATCCGCCGGGCCAGCCACAGCAGTTCCGCCAGTTCCAGCGGGGTGGGGCGCACGCCGCCGCCCGCCTCGGCCAGCACATCGGCGAGGCGGGCGAGCGGGTCCGGTGGACCGGCGTGGTCAGAAGGCATCGGGGCGGCGGGCCTCACCGAGGTACGGCATCAGCTGCTGGGCCAGCTCGTCCAGCGACTCGGCGGCCAGGTCGGAGGACCGGGCCAGGTAGATCGCGTTGAGCAGCTGGTCCGTGGCCAGGTCGCCGCCGCCCGCCCGGGCCAGGAAGCGGCCGATCAGGGTCTCGGCGTACGCGTCGGGCTCGCCGTCGAAGTGGGCGCGGACGATGCCGGCGAGCTGGGCGTCGTCGGGCTGGCGCAGCCGCAGGGTGACGCAGCGGCGCAGGAAGGCGGGCGGGAACTCCCGCTCGCCGTTGCTGGTCAGCACGACGAACGGAAAGGCCCGGCAGCGGACCCGGCCGCGCTCGACGGCGACCCGGTCGTGCGTGCCGTCCACCATGACCTCCGCGCGCCCGGCGGCGCCGCCGGGCGCGCGGACCAGCTCGGGGATCTCGTACTGGCCCTCCTCCAGCACGTTCAGCAGGTCGTTGGGCAGGTCCAGGTCGCTCTTGTCGATCTCGTCGATGAGCAGGGCGCGCGGGCGGCCGTAGGGGAGGAGCGCGGTGCCGAGGGGGCCGAGGCGCAGATGGTCCTCGATGCCGGACTCGGGCGCGCGGGCGTCGCCGGGCCCGGTGCGGGCGGCGGCCTGCCGGGCCGCGTACAGACGGGACAGCGGGTCGTACTGGTAGAGGCCGTCGTGCAGGGTGCTGCGGCTGGTGATGTTCCAGCGCAGGACCGGGCCGAGCCGCAGCTCGCGGGCCACCGCGTAGGCCAGCGAGGACTTGCCGGTGCCGGGCGGGCCGGTCACCAGCAGGGGGCGGCGCAGATAGAGGGCGGCGTTGACCAGCTGGACGGTCTGCGGGGTCGCGCGGTAGGTCGCGGCGCGGTGCGTGCGGTCGGGGGAGGTGGCCGCCGTGTCGGCGTCGTCGGCGGGCGTGTCCAGCGCGGGACCGCCGTCGAAGGCACGCCAGGGCGGCGGCGCGGGCAGCAGGTCGATGCCGTCGTGCGGCTCCTTCGTGCCGGTGTACACGGGCCACAGGGGCATGGGACGCGGTCCTTCTTCCGTGGGTTCTGCGGGTCTCAGGCGACGGGGGAGTGCAGGCTGGCGGCCGGCTCGGGGAAGCAGCGGGGGTCGTCCCACAGCAGCTGCACGTCATGCGCCCAGTGCCGCTCCGGCTCCGCCGCCGCCTCCTCGCGCAGCTCCTTGATCCGGTGCGGGAGTTCGGTCGCAGCGACCCCCTCGACGTGCGGGGACACGGCGTCGAGGAAGGCGGTGCCGGCACAGGGCTCGGTGTGCCCGGCGGAGCCGGCGCAGCCGGAGCGCGGCCACAGCAGGACCGGGACGGGCATGTTCAGGCTCACCTTGAACTGCTCCGGTACGGCGTCCGGCGGGGCGCCGAACCCGGCGAGGCCGGCGTCCTTCTCCCGCAGGCGCCGGCGCAGGCCCGCGGGTTCCTCCAGGGCGCCGCAGCCGACGCGGTGCAGGGGCGCGAACGGGTCCCGCGCCAGCTTCCGCCACTGCTTGCCGAGGTGGTGGCGCAGCCTCCCGTGGAGCCGCGAACGGTCGGTGACCACCACGGGGGCGGCGCACCCCAGCGGGGTGGAGTCGTCCGCCCGGCACGGCCACTGTGCCACGGGCAGGTTCAGCAGGTCCTCGGGCAGCACGAAGGCCAGCAACTCCTCGGCGCCGAAGGCGAGCTGGTCGTACGCCTCCTCGATGCCCGCCTGGATGTACTCCCGCATCTCGGCCCGGTCCAGCCGGACCCTCGCCACCGGACGGCGCCGGCCCTCGCGGTACGCCGACACGGAGACCGTGACCTGGTCGGCTCCCACGCCGCTGCGGTCGATCTCGACCAGGATCGGCGCCCAGTCGGTGGCGGGGGCGCCGGCGCGGGCGGTGGAGGTGGAGGCGCCGGCGGTAGGGGTGTCCGCGTCCGGCACGGAAGGCGTGCAGGCGGGGCCGTCCAGCAGGTGCGTGAGCCGGTCGGCGAACCGCCCCAGCGCCTCGGCCGGTTCGTCCACCTCCCACTGCACATAGGCGGCGGCCTCCCGTAGCGAGGGGAACCCGCCGGGCGGCACCTCCGGCCCGAAGTCACCGACGGCGTCCACGAACAACTGCTCCGGTGCGCAGGCCAGTTGGGCCGCCTCCGCCCGCCGCACCAGCCCGTGCAGCCGCCGCGCCAGGTGCTCGTACTCCACGCGGGCCGGGACCCGGTCCCGCAGGCCGGGCCAGTAGCGGGCCAGCACCTCGGTGGGCAGCATCCGGGCGACCCGGACGCCCTCCTCGCCCGCGATCTGGGTGACCATGCCGACGACCCGCCCGTCCTTCAGCGCCAGCGCCGCCCCGCTGAAGCCCGGGGCCAGCGGCTGACCGTGCCCGGTGACGGCCTCCAGCTGCAGCCACTGGTCGGCGATGCGGGTCGCGGAGACGGCACGGTACTCGGCGAGCTGGCCCTCGGGAAAGCCGTCCGGGAAGCCGTACGCCACCAACGGCGGTGCGGGCAGGCCCTGTTCGGAGCCGGGCGGGGCGAAGGCGGCGGGGCACAGCGGGACCTGGTCGGCCAGCCGCAGCACGGCGAGGTCGCCGGGGTCGGTGACCCCGCCTGCCCAGCCGCCGTCCACGGCCACGCTCGCGGTCACCCCCGGGAGGTCGGGTCGCCCAGGGAAGGACACGGTGATCCCGGCGTCCCTGGCCCGCACGACATGCGCGCAGGTCAGCACGGTGCTGGGGGCCACCAGAAAGCCGGCGCCGAGCACCATCCCCCCGCACTCGATCCGCGCGTGCCAGGTGGGGCCCCTCATGAGCGGGGGGAGGGTCCCGGGACGGGTTCCGCAGCGCCGCTGTCCGCGGAGGCCGCCGAGTCCGTCGAGTCCGCAGAGTCCGCCGGGTCCACCGCATCGGCCGAGGCCGCCGAGTCCGCCGAGTCTCCCGAATCCGCCGAGTCCGCCGAGTTCCACCCCAGACGCACCACCAGTTGACCCTCCGCCGCCCCCTTGGCGATGATCGCGCCGGCCTCCGCGCTCAGCTTCACGCCGAACTCCAGCTCGACGGAGTCGGGGCGCAGGGCGCCGTCCCGGAAGACGCTCAGGGCGGAGTGGGCCGCCGCGCGGACCGAGTCCAGCGCGCCCTCGAAGGTGCGGGTGGCCTGGGCGGCGGGATTCTCGCCGCGCGAGACGAGCCGGGTGCCGGTCGCCGGATCCGCCGTCTCCACGACGACGACCACGCCGTCGTCCGTGGTGAACTCCACCAGCTTGCCCATGACGCTGTCCGCCCCCCGTGCTGTCGTGCCCGGCCAACTCCATTGTGGCCGAAGGGGCGTGGCGATGTCCCGTACTGTTCCGCACTCCTCGCCCCGCCCAGATGGCGGCTGGCGGGAACCCGCCAGGACGCCTTCCCGCCAGGAACGCTCAACACCCCTTGCTCGGGCGGCACATGACACTCATCAGCAGCGCACAGCACACGAACGCACTCGGACAGACGTACCGCACCCGGACCGAGAAGAGGCGTGGATGACATCGATCGGACGCGGCGCCGCCCTGCTGTCGGCGGGGCTCGTGCTCGCCCTGCTGCCGTCGGGCCAAGCGGCGGCGATCACCGGCGACTTGAGCGGTTCCAGACCCCGGCCCGCCCCCTCCGGCCATGACAGCCCGCGCGGCCGTCCCACCACCGTCACCCTGCTCACCGGTGACAAGGTGACCGTCACCGGCCTCGGGCACGGCAGGCGGACGGTCACCGTCCAGCGGCCCCCCGGTGCCACCGGTGCCGTCCGGACCCGGTCGAGCGACGGCGACCTCACCGTCGTACCGGACGAGGCGCTGCCGTACCTGCGGGCCGGCACCCTGGACCGGCGGCTGTTCGACGTGAGCGGGCTCATCCGGCAGGGCCTCACCGACGCGAGGGCGAAGACGCTGCCGCTGATCGTGACGTACGGCAGGAGCGCCCGCGCGGCCACCCCGCCCGGTACCGAGCGGACCCGCACCCTGGCCGCCCTGCACGGGGCCGCCGTCGAGGCCGGCAAGGGGCGCACGTTCTGGCGGTCGTTCACGCACGGATCCGGTGTCGCCAAGGTCTGGCTGGACGGCAAGGTCAAGGGTGTCATGGCCGAGAGCAACGCCCAGATCGGCACCCCGTCGGCCTGGGACGCGGGCCTGACCGGCAAGGGCGTCACGGTAGCCGTCCTCGACTCCGGTGCCGATCTGAGCCATCCCGACCTCGCGGGCCGGGTCGCGACCAGCAAGAGCTTCATCGACGGCGAGGAGGTCGCCGACCGCAACGGCCACGGCACCCACGTCACCTCCACCGTCGGCGGCAGCGGCGCCGCGTCCGACGGCAAGGAGAAGGGGGTCGCGCCCGGGGCCACGCTCGCGGTCGGCAAGGTGCTCGACGACGCGGGCTCGGGCAGCGAGTCGCAGATCATCGCCGGCATGGAGTGGGCGGCCCGGGACGTGCACGCCAGGATCGTCTCCATGAGCCTCGGCTCGACCGAGCCCAGCGACGGCACCGACCCGATGGCCCAGGCCGTGAACACCCTCTCCAAGGAGACCGGCGCCCTCTTCGTCATCGCCGCCGGCAACACCGGCGCACCTTCCTCGATCG
Coding sequences within it:
- a CDS encoding MoxR family ATPase is translated as MPLWPVYTGTKEPHDGIDLLPAPPPWRAFDGGPALDTPADDADTAATSPDRTHRAATYRATPQTVQLVNAALYLRRPLLVTGPPGTGKSSLAYAVARELRLGPVLRWNITSRSTLHDGLYQYDPLSRLYAARQAAARTGPGDARAPESGIEDHLRLGPLGTALLPYGRPRALLIDEIDKSDLDLPNDLLNVLEEGQYEIPELVRAPGGAAGRAEVMVDGTHDRVAVERGRVRCRAFPFVVLTSNGEREFPPAFLRRCVTLRLRQPDDAQLAGIVRAHFDGEPDAYAETLIGRFLARAGGGDLATDQLLNAIYLARSSDLAAESLDELAQQLMPYLGEARRPDAF
- a CDS encoding SAV_2336 N-terminal domain-related protein, coding for MPSDHAGPPDPLARLADVLAEAGGGVRPTPLELAELLWLARRMEPPADGDAAALSAEPERPPRTSPEDTPQDPPVPPLPPPDHTPPVDPPAAPADPVPLHLPDPGARTGPYASLLAPAPPMLRHPLGLQRALRPLKRHTDAPTGHRLDEGATADRIARLGAAPEWWLPVLGPARERWLRLNLVHDTGPTMPVWRPLVRELHTALAQSGVFRTITLAAAGADGTAPGVPAPADGRTVTLVVSDCMGAQWRPGEAGTRWQRTLRHWASRMPVAVVQPLPEHLWRDTALPAEPGLLTAPFRAAPSATLAFTPYDGDPTAPDTDPDTDADRHAVPLPVLEPVPDWLANWAKLLASPGGVALPGSAALLGRRPDPATRTDLARLSPEDLVLRFRATSSRAAFRLAGHLALGRPHLPVMRLVQRAVEPDPRPQHLAEVILSGLLTTAPGPPGSYTFRPGVQDLLLRGLPRSARARTSQLLARMGEFIEERAGTTPGEFRAVAPAAAGASGSATADGAPFATVRPESVRRLTGRTEVPRALGGRYRVIRPLTPTGTVWLAKDREGDRTVAVRLHAAVGDPARRARFLWAAERLKALHHPNIVTVHDFGIEDDVPYVVMEYLDGIPLNALAAPGYQLPVPLTVSVGRQLAVALRAVHEAGLSHGGLGMSRIVLLPDGTAKLTLFALGRAGGTRGVAEDLRALCEVMLHLTAGTARLRQPFQPGQLRNLPSRSRQHYASALTLLMSSSPEAQEEGRRQLADGAVRRTSASAEYAPRRYRALGPLTVEREGRAGQLGGLDRAMLAMLLLRNGRVVSRADLRAGLWDPGELPRGADAALGRTAARLTTALGPGALATLPDGYALHTSADLVDLTDCTALELAATTLMGLGSRPDAHDDLGSLPEARDLLDQALSLWRGEEPLADVPGPAARAARTRLLRLRHALYVRRAELDLELGEYDRAAADLAELLRAHPAREDYRRLLLVALQNLGRIDEALEVFQEYEWSGGDNPELLALGHELRGDYVYGEDADEDADEDAGEDAGWQHQARYTPYPNRPEEGVFPTEDDLPSLLYGDDPPEADAEPLPRDEVPEGFRVAVLFQCGRAAPDPDDRALLGRAVSRMLVAGGLDPADYELWERPDGYSLLLRVGVSELPLLAVTLREFGDRVTETGGRGWRVTFVHAPGGDGEDWRPGAGWVDRVRDAGAQGLVAVSDSLRRELADSGYEGPTLRMITAASPDDGWYLLAHVPPTESVYPVQGPFRLPARVPLPPPTGGTRSVVYTAYGPGLTIQRPATPTFYYEVDLTERRLDVEEPGPTVGGSPTFRVAGGASWRITDPIAAVHPGKGSLATAVLTGHLRECLNDVCTSYPPTHTGQAESELHARLAHLPLPGHTVQWSVRLTPAHAPGLPPQLTRPEHALAQTLRAADAVLLGFDGTLTRLAVDAAHLVHRYEPAAAGDCEDPLELLRGPARHLADPRLAQELTDLEVAAAETSEPVRYADLLLRTLAGEGMPLAVVTDRSAGAAATYLRRRRLLDCLPGGVHGRDPLGTPVIPDPRPLLGALRQLGADRRAGLLIGSLDVERDAAREAGVQFLRVQPASLLPLLRAARTL
- a CDS encoding CU044_2847 family protein, which translates into the protein MGKLVEFTTDDGVVVVVETADPATGTRLVSRGENPAAQATRTFEGALDSVRAAAHSALSVFRDGALRPDSVELEFGVKLSAEAGAIIAKGAAEGQLVVRLGWNSADSADSGDSADSAASADAVDPADSADSTDSAASADSGAAEPVPGPSPRS
- a CDS encoding trypsin-like peptidase domain-containing protein: MRGPTWHARIECGGMVLGAGFLVAPSTVLTCAHVVRARDAGITVSFPGRPDLPGVTASVAVDGGWAGGVTDPGDLAVLRLADQVPLCPAAFAPPGSEQGLPAPPLVAYGFPDGFPEGQLAEYRAVSATRIADQWLQLEAVTGHGQPLAPGFSGAALALKDGRVVGMVTQIAGEEGVRVARMLPTEVLARYWPGLRDRVPARVEYEHLARRLHGLVRRAEAAQLACAPEQLFVDAVGDFGPEVPPGGFPSLREAAAYVQWEVDEPAEALGRFADRLTHLLDGPACTPSVPDADTPTAGASTSTARAGAPATDWAPILVEIDRSGVGADQVTVSVSAYREGRRRPVARVRLDRAEMREYIQAGIEEAYDQLAFGAEELLAFVLPEDLLNLPVAQWPCRADDSTPLGCAAPVVVTDRSRLHGRLRHHLGKQWRKLARDPFAPLHRVGCGALEEPAGLRRRLREKDAGLAGFGAPPDAVPEQFKVSLNMPVPVLLWPRSGCAGSAGHTEPCAGTAFLDAVSPHVEGVAATELPHRIKELREEAAAEPERHWAHDVQLLWDDPRCFPEPAASLHSPVA